A DNA window from Drosophila pseudoobscura strain MV-25-SWS-2005 chromosome 2, UCI_Dpse_MV25, whole genome shotgun sequence contains the following coding sequences:
- the LOC4801746 gene encoding diacylglycerol kinase theta isoform X4, with amino-acid sequence MADGGHSFVKKTFHKPTYCHHCSDLLWGLIQQGYICEVCNFIIHERCVTNVVTPCSGIAPCIIKNPVAHCWSEPTHHKRKFCTVCRKRLDETPAVHCLVCEYFAHIECQDFAVPDCTENATYVPGKELLNVKHQHHWREGNLPSTSKCAYCKKTCWSSECLTGYRCEWCGMTTHAGCRMYLPTECNFGILQPIYLPPHSVSIPRTEVPIEAIIGVQVKSKTTLVRDYSCPRSISEEFSSGDTPRFKDEESASKTESGHGPSSGGGGERGGASGSGGGGGGSSTAGGSAAPSGGGGGGGGSSGHYSRPDSAGHKSDAKSEAKMERDREKKEKEREEKDIEMIKVFDGNNSFRRQQYRVIIVQRTYTLEQLLTTALRAFHITRDPQAFYLTDMYAPAGMEDTPMLDPTPVLSLVHLEGKRPAIYVRFHDKEKGHVRVYPGKLQCALEDPYVSVPVDNNTVIKDLIRDALDKFGLQDNQIQDYRCSEVLLDRGVTERILSWNERPWDIMKQLGKDSIRQMELMRFYMQHKQDPHGPNIALFVGNLPTGLSQRNYEQILNKYVTDENKFISIGPIYYEYGSVVLTFEDAQKAVRAFYNLRETIIEDKKLLVLLLPNIEPSMVPSDVRPLLVFVNVKSGGCQGLELISSFRKLLNPYQVFDLDNGGPLPGLYVFRQITNYKILVCGGDGTIGWVLQCLDNVGQDSECSSPPCAIVPLGTGNDLARVLCWGSGYTGGEDPLNLLRDVIEAEEIRLDRWTVVFHPEDKPEEPAMKAPSQTTGKKKKAHQAHLSQSQSQQTNQHHQLPALTSSDISGGAQNEDNSQIFVMNNYFGIGIDADLCLDFHNAREENPNQFNSRLRNKGYYVKMGLRKIVGRKAVKDLHKELRLEVDGKVVELPPVDGIIILNILSWGSGANPWGPDKDDQFSTPNHYDGMLEVVGVTGVVHLGQIQSGIRTAMRIAQGGHIKIHLNTDMPVQVDGEPWIQSPGDVVVLKSALKATMLKKTKSKRRLTEPHISPAVLSLSVAQSQQAQAQQHQQQQQLQQQQQQQLLQLQQQQQQQQQQLPENGDKEAAGASSMVLPPSFGST; translated from the exons ATGGCGGATGGTGGGCATTCATTCGTGAAGAAGACATTTCATAAGCCAACGTACTGTCATCACTGCTCGGATCTGCTCTGGGGCCTCATCCAGCAGGGCTACATATGCGAAG TTTGCAACTTTATCATACACGAACGATGTGTCACGAATGTGGTAACACCCTGTTCCGGCATCGCTCCATGCATTATAAag AATCCCGTTGCCCATTGTTGGTCCGAGCCAACCCATCACAAGAGGAAATTCTGCACAGTTTGCCGTAAGCGATTGGATGAAACGCCAGCGGTGCATTGTCTAG TTTGCGAATATTTCGCGCATATTGAGTGCCAAGATTTTGCCGTGCCCGATTGCACAGAGAATGCCACCTATGTGCCCGGCAAGGAGCTGCTTAATGTGAAGCATCAA CACCACTGGCGAGAGGGCAATCTTCCATCAACGTCCAAATGCGCATACTGCAAGAAGACCTGTTGGTCATCGGAATGTCTCACTG GCTATCGCTGCGAGTGGTGTGGCATGACCACCCATGCCGGATGTCGCATGTACCTGCCAACCGAATGTAATTTTGGTATTCTACAACCTATCTACTTACCTCCGCATTCAGTCTCGATACCACGCACCGAGGTGCCCATCGAGGCGATCATCGGCGTCCAGGTCAAGTCGAAAACGACGCTCGTGCGTGACTATTCGTGTC CACGCAGTATATCCGAGGAGTTCAGCAGTGGCGATACGCCTCGCTTCAAGGATGAGGAGTCCGCCAGCAAGACCGAATCGGGGCATGGACCCAgcagtggaggtggaggcgaaAGAGGaggtgccagtggcagtggaggcggcggaggaggcTCCAGCACTGCTGGTGGATCTGCGGCACCATcgggcggtggtggtggtggcggaggATCTTCCGGCCACTATAGTAGGCCCGATTCCGCCGGCCACAAGTCGGATGCCAAGTCAGAAGCCAAAATGGAAAGGGACCGCGAGAAGAAGGAAAAGGAGCGCGAGGAGAAGGATATAG AGATGATCAAGGTTTTCGATGGCAACAACTCATTCCGACGCCAACAGTACCGCGTGATCATCGTGCAGCGGACGTATACGCTGGAGCAGCTACTGACCACCGCGCTGCGGGCCTTCCACATCACTCGCGATCCGCAGGCCTTCTATCTGACCGATATGTATGCCCCCGCTGGCATGGAGGATACCCCGATGCTGGACCCAACACCAGTGCTGAGTCTTGTGCACTTGGAGGGCAAGCGACCGGCAATATACGTTCGGTTTCACGACAAGGAAAAGGGCCATGTGCGTGTGTATCCTGGGAAGCTGCAGTGTGCACTGGAGGATCCCTATGTCAGTGTTCCTGTAGATAATAACACAGTCATTAAGGATTTGATACGTGATGCGCTGGACAAGTTCGGGCTGCAGGATAACCAGATACAAGATTACAG ATGCTCGGAGGTGCTGCTCGATCGTGGCGTTACCGAACGCATCCTCTCGTGGAATGAGAGACCCTGGGATATTATGAAACAGCTGGGCAAGGACTCAATACGCCAAATGGAGCTGATGCGATTCTACATGCAGCACAAGCAGGATCCCCATGGACCCAACATTGCCCTCTTCGTGGGCAATCTGCCCACAGGGCTCTCGCAGCGAAACTACGAGCAAATCCTCAACAAGTACGTCACTGATGAGAACAAGTTCATCAGCATTGGACCCATCTACTACGAGTATGGGTCTGTGGTCCTGACCTTTGAGGATGCCCAGAAGGCG GTTCGTGCCTTCTATAATCTCCGCGAGACGATCATCGAGGACAAgaagctgctggtgctgctcttGCCGAACATTGAGCCCAGCATGGTCCCCTCCGATGTGCGACCGCTGCTGGTTTTTGTCAATGTCAAGTCTGGCGGCTGCCAGGGCCTGGAGCTGATCTCGAGCTTCAGGAAGCTGCTGAATCCCTATCAGGTTTTCGATCTGGACAATGGAGGTCCTCTGCCAGG TTTGTATGTTTTCCGCCAAATAACCAACTACAAGATCCTGGTTTGTGGCGGTGACGGCACCATTGGATGGGTGCTGCAGTGTCTGGACAATGTTGGCCAGGACTCGGAATGCTCTAGCCCACCGTGCGCCATTGTTCCACTCGGAACGG GTAATGATTTGGCTCGGGTCCTGTGCTGGGGCTCTGGCTATACCGGCGGCGAAGATCCGCTGAATTTGCTGCGGGATGTGATCGAGGCCGAGGAGATACGGCTGGATCGCTGGACCGTTGTCTTCCATCCGGAGGATAAGCCCGAAGAGCCGGCCATGAAGGCGCCGTCCCAAACAACCGGTAAGAAGAAGAAGGCACACCAAGCACATCtatcgcaatcgcaatcgcaacaAACCAATCAGCATCATCAATTACCGGCTCTGACATCGAGTGATATATCAG GTGGCGCACAAAACGAGGACAACTCACAGATCTTTGTGATGAACAACTACTTTGGCATTGGGATCGATGCCGATCTGTGCCTGGACTTCCACAATGCTCGAGAGGAGAATCCGAATCAATTCAACTCGCGGCTCCGCAACAAGGGCTACTACGTCAAGATGGGTCTCCGAAAGATCGTCGGACGCAAAGCGGTCAAGGATCTGCACAAGGAGCTGCGCCTGGAGGTCGACGGCAAGGTTGTGGAACTGCCGCCAGTTGATGGCATCATCATTTTGAATATATTGAG CTGGGGCAGCGGCGCCAACCCCTGGGGTCCCGACAAGGATGATCAATTCTCCACCCCGAACCACTACGATGGAATGCTGGAGGTGGTCGGAGTCACTGGCGTTGTCCATTTGGGCCAGATCCAGTCGGGCATTCGCACGGCCATGCGCATAGCTCAG GGTGGCCACATTAAAATACACCTGAACACGGACATGCCCGTTCAAGTTGATGGCGAGCCCTGGATCCAGAGTCCCGGCGATGTTGTGGTCCTCAAGTCGGCTCTCAAG GCCACCATGCTGAAGAAAACGAAGAGTAAGCGCCGCCTCACGGAGCCGCATATCTCGCCAGCGGTCCTGAGTCTCTCTGTGGCACAGTCGCAGCAGGCGCAGGcacaacagcatcagcagcagcagcaattgcagcaacagcagcaacagcaactactacaattgcaacagcaacagcagcagcagcagcagcagctgccagagAACGGCGATAAGGAGGCTGCGGGGGCATCATCAATGGTGCTGCCCCCTAGCTTTGGCAGCACCTAG
- the LOC4801746 gene encoding diacylglycerol kinase theta isoform X5: protein MADGGHSFVKKTFHKPTYCHHCSDLLWGLIQQGYICEVCNFIIHERCVTNVVTPCSGIAPCIIKNPVAHCWSEPTHHKRKFCTVCRKRLDETPAVHCLVCEYFAHIECQDFAVPDCTENATYVPGKELLNVKHQHHWREGNLPSTSKCAYCKKTCWSSECLTGYRCEWCGMTTHAGCRMYLPTECNFGILQPIYLPPHSVSIPRTEVPIEAIIGVQVKSKTTLVRDYSCPRSISEEFSSGDTPRFKDEESASKTESGHGPSSGGGGERGGASGSGGGGGGSSTAGGSAAPSGGGGGGGGSSGHYSRPDSAGHKSDAKSEAKMERDREKKEKEREEKDIEMIKVFDGNNSFRRQQYRVIIVQRTYTLEQLLTTALRAFHITRDPQAFYLTDMYAPAGMEDTPMLDPTPVLSLVHLEGKRPAIYVRFHDKEKGHVRVYPGKLQCALEDPYVSVPVDNNTVIKDLIRDALDKFGLQDNQIQDYRCSEVLLDRGVTERILSWNERPWDIMKQLGKDSIRQMELMRFYMQHKQDPHGPNIALFVGNLPTGLSQRNYEQILNKYVTDENKFISIGPIYYEYGSVVLTFEDAQKAVRAFYNLRETIIEDKKLLVLLLPNIEPSMVPSDVRPLLVFVNVKSGGCQGLELISSFRKLLNPYQVFDLDNGGPLPGLYVFRQITNYKILVCGGDGTIGWVLQCLDNVGQDSECSSPPCAIVPLGTGNDLARVLCWGSGYTGGEDPLNLLRDVIEAEEIRLDRWTVVFHPEDKPEEPAMKAPSQTTGGAQNEDNSQIFVMNNYFGIGIDADLCLDFHNAREENPNQFNSRLRNKGYYVKMGLRKIVGRKAVKDLHKELRLEVDGKVVELPPVDGIIILNILSWGSGANPWGPDKDDQFSTPNHYDGMLEVVGVTGVVHLGQIQSGIRTAMRIAQGGHIKIHLNTDMPVQVDGEPWIQSPGDVVVLKSALKATMLKKTKSKRRLTEPHISPAVLSLSVAQSQQAQAQQHQQQQQLQQQQQQQLLQLQQQQQQQQQQLPENGDKEAAGASSMVLPPSFGST from the exons ATGGCGGATGGTGGGCATTCATTCGTGAAGAAGACATTTCATAAGCCAACGTACTGTCATCACTGCTCGGATCTGCTCTGGGGCCTCATCCAGCAGGGCTACATATGCGAAG TTTGCAACTTTATCATACACGAACGATGTGTCACGAATGTGGTAACACCCTGTTCCGGCATCGCTCCATGCATTATAAag AATCCCGTTGCCCATTGTTGGTCCGAGCCAACCCATCACAAGAGGAAATTCTGCACAGTTTGCCGTAAGCGATTGGATGAAACGCCAGCGGTGCATTGTCTAG TTTGCGAATATTTCGCGCATATTGAGTGCCAAGATTTTGCCGTGCCCGATTGCACAGAGAATGCCACCTATGTGCCCGGCAAGGAGCTGCTTAATGTGAAGCATCAA CACCACTGGCGAGAGGGCAATCTTCCATCAACGTCCAAATGCGCATACTGCAAGAAGACCTGTTGGTCATCGGAATGTCTCACTG GCTATCGCTGCGAGTGGTGTGGCATGACCACCCATGCCGGATGTCGCATGTACCTGCCAACCGAATGTAATTTTGGTATTCTACAACCTATCTACTTACCTCCGCATTCAGTCTCGATACCACGCACCGAGGTGCCCATCGAGGCGATCATCGGCGTCCAGGTCAAGTCGAAAACGACGCTCGTGCGTGACTATTCGTGTC CACGCAGTATATCCGAGGAGTTCAGCAGTGGCGATACGCCTCGCTTCAAGGATGAGGAGTCCGCCAGCAAGACCGAATCGGGGCATGGACCCAgcagtggaggtggaggcgaaAGAGGaggtgccagtggcagtggaggcggcggaggaggcTCCAGCACTGCTGGTGGATCTGCGGCACCATcgggcggtggtggtggtggcggaggATCTTCCGGCCACTATAGTAGGCCCGATTCCGCCGGCCACAAGTCGGATGCCAAGTCAGAAGCCAAAATGGAAAGGGACCGCGAGAAGAAGGAAAAGGAGCGCGAGGAGAAGGATATAG AGATGATCAAGGTTTTCGATGGCAACAACTCATTCCGACGCCAACAGTACCGCGTGATCATCGTGCAGCGGACGTATACGCTGGAGCAGCTACTGACCACCGCGCTGCGGGCCTTCCACATCACTCGCGATCCGCAGGCCTTCTATCTGACCGATATGTATGCCCCCGCTGGCATGGAGGATACCCCGATGCTGGACCCAACACCAGTGCTGAGTCTTGTGCACTTGGAGGGCAAGCGACCGGCAATATACGTTCGGTTTCACGACAAGGAAAAGGGCCATGTGCGTGTGTATCCTGGGAAGCTGCAGTGTGCACTGGAGGATCCCTATGTCAGTGTTCCTGTAGATAATAACACAGTCATTAAGGATTTGATACGTGATGCGCTGGACAAGTTCGGGCTGCAGGATAACCAGATACAAGATTACAG ATGCTCGGAGGTGCTGCTCGATCGTGGCGTTACCGAACGCATCCTCTCGTGGAATGAGAGACCCTGGGATATTATGAAACAGCTGGGCAAGGACTCAATACGCCAAATGGAGCTGATGCGATTCTACATGCAGCACAAGCAGGATCCCCATGGACCCAACATTGCCCTCTTCGTGGGCAATCTGCCCACAGGGCTCTCGCAGCGAAACTACGAGCAAATCCTCAACAAGTACGTCACTGATGAGAACAAGTTCATCAGCATTGGACCCATCTACTACGAGTATGGGTCTGTGGTCCTGACCTTTGAGGATGCCCAGAAGGCG GTTCGTGCCTTCTATAATCTCCGCGAGACGATCATCGAGGACAAgaagctgctggtgctgctcttGCCGAACATTGAGCCCAGCATGGTCCCCTCCGATGTGCGACCGCTGCTGGTTTTTGTCAATGTCAAGTCTGGCGGCTGCCAGGGCCTGGAGCTGATCTCGAGCTTCAGGAAGCTGCTGAATCCCTATCAGGTTTTCGATCTGGACAATGGAGGTCCTCTGCCAGG TTTGTATGTTTTCCGCCAAATAACCAACTACAAGATCCTGGTTTGTGGCGGTGACGGCACCATTGGATGGGTGCTGCAGTGTCTGGACAATGTTGGCCAGGACTCGGAATGCTCTAGCCCACCGTGCGCCATTGTTCCACTCGGAACGG GTAATGATTTGGCTCGGGTCCTGTGCTGGGGCTCTGGCTATACCGGCGGCGAAGATCCGCTGAATTTGCTGCGGGATGTGATCGAGGCCGAGGAGATACGGCTGGATCGCTGGACCGTTGTCTTCCATCCGGAGGATAAGCCCGAAGAGCCGGCCATGAAGGCGCCGTCCCAAACAACCG GTGGCGCACAAAACGAGGACAACTCACAGATCTTTGTGATGAACAACTACTTTGGCATTGGGATCGATGCCGATCTGTGCCTGGACTTCCACAATGCTCGAGAGGAGAATCCGAATCAATTCAACTCGCGGCTCCGCAACAAGGGCTACTACGTCAAGATGGGTCTCCGAAAGATCGTCGGACGCAAAGCGGTCAAGGATCTGCACAAGGAGCTGCGCCTGGAGGTCGACGGCAAGGTTGTGGAACTGCCGCCAGTTGATGGCATCATCATTTTGAATATATTGAG CTGGGGCAGCGGCGCCAACCCCTGGGGTCCCGACAAGGATGATCAATTCTCCACCCCGAACCACTACGATGGAATGCTGGAGGTGGTCGGAGTCACTGGCGTTGTCCATTTGGGCCAGATCCAGTCGGGCATTCGCACGGCCATGCGCATAGCTCAG GGTGGCCACATTAAAATACACCTGAACACGGACATGCCCGTTCAAGTTGATGGCGAGCCCTGGATCCAGAGTCCCGGCGATGTTGTGGTCCTCAAGTCGGCTCTCAAG GCCACCATGCTGAAGAAAACGAAGAGTAAGCGCCGCCTCACGGAGCCGCATATCTCGCCAGCGGTCCTGAGTCTCTCTGTGGCACAGTCGCAGCAGGCGCAGGcacaacagcatcagcagcagcagcaattgcagcaacagcagcaacagcaactactacaattgcaacagcaacagcagcagcagcagcagcagctgccagagAACGGCGATAAGGAGGCTGCGGGGGCATCATCAATGGTGCTGCCCCCTAGCTTTGGCAGCACCTAG